In Canis aureus isolate CA01 chromosome 12, VMU_Caureus_v.1.0, whole genome shotgun sequence, a genomic segment contains:
- the NHLH2 gene encoding helix-loop-helix protein 2 — protein sequence MMLSPDQAADSDHPSSAHSDPESLGGADAKVLGSVSDLEPVEEAEGDGKGGGRAALYPHPQQLSREEKRRRRRATAKYRSAHATRERIRVEAFNLAFAELRKLLPTLPPDKKLSKIEILRLAICYISYLNHVLDV from the coding sequence ATGATGCTGAGTCCGGACCAAGCGGCCGACTCGGACCACCCCAGCTCGGCGCACTCGGACCCGGAGTCGCTGGGCGGCGCGGACGCCAAGGTGCTGGGCAGCGTGTCGGACCTGGAGCCGGTGGAGGAGGCCGAGGGCGACGGCAAGGGCGGCGGCCGGGCCGCGCTCTACCCGCACCCGCAGCAGCTGAGCCGCGAGGAGAAGCGCCGCCGCCGGCGCGCCACCGCCAAGTACCGCTCGGCCCACGCCACCCGCGAGCGGATCCGCGTGGAAGCCTTCAACCTGGCCTTCGCCGAGCTCCGCAAGCTGCTGCCCACGCTGCCCCCGGACAAGAAGCTCTCCAAGATCGAGATCCTGCGCCTGGCCATCTGCTACATCTCCTATCTCAACCACGTCCTGGACGTGtag